One stretch of Amycolatopsis sp. NBC_00345 DNA includes these proteins:
- a CDS encoding VIT1/CCC1 transporter family protein, translated as MNAEEDPPGAERTRPAGWAHRHRDVSGGWLRPTVFGAVDGLVTNAALIAGVGGGGVAPHTIVLTGLAGLVAGAFSMGAGEYVSVTNQNELVHAEVALEADMHARYPQQEHDELVDRFASYGADPETARRMAEAVSRDPDQALRLHTREELGVDPQDLPSALLAGGASFAAFSLGALLPLLPYLFGASTLVVSLVLTALALLAGGMVVGKLTGRPLLHSGLRQLVLGALAVAVTYGIGQLIGAPVS; from the coding sequence GTGAACGCAGAAGAAGACCCGCCCGGCGCCGAACGCACCCGCCCGGCCGGCTGGGCGCACCGGCACCGCGACGTCTCGGGCGGCTGGCTGCGCCCCACCGTGTTCGGGGCGGTCGACGGCCTGGTCACGAACGCGGCGCTGATCGCGGGCGTCGGCGGCGGTGGTGTCGCCCCGCACACGATCGTGCTGACCGGCCTGGCCGGGCTGGTCGCCGGCGCGTTCTCCATGGGCGCCGGCGAGTACGTGTCGGTCACCAACCAGAACGAGCTGGTGCACGCCGAGGTCGCCCTCGAGGCCGACATGCACGCCCGCTACCCGCAGCAGGAGCACGACGAGCTGGTCGACCGGTTCGCCTCCTACGGCGCCGATCCCGAGACCGCCCGGCGGATGGCCGAGGCCGTCTCCCGCGACCCGGACCAGGCGCTGCGGCTGCACACCCGTGAAGAGCTGGGCGTCGACCCGCAGGACCTGCCGTCCGCGCTCCTCGCCGGCGGCGCGTCGTTCGCCGCGTTCTCCCTCGGCGCGTTGCTGCCGCTGCTGCCGTACCTGTTCGGTGCCAGCACTCTCGTGGTGTCGCTGGTGCTCACCGCGCTCGCGCTGCTGGCCGGCGGCATGGTCGTCGGCAAGCTCACCGGACGGCCCCTGCTGCACTCCGGCCTGCGACAGCTCGTCCTCGGCGCGCTCGCCGTCGCGGTCACCTACGGGATCGGCCAGCTGATCGGCGCGCCGGTCAGCTGA
- a CDS encoding DJ-1/PfpI family protein: MTDPVRPKVAMLLYPGLTPLDLIAPHAAFSGAMETHLVWKTADPVASDSGVVLHPTTTFADCPADLDVLFVPGGLGQAPVAADEEVLEFLADRGARARYVTSVCGGSLILGAAGLLRGYQATTHWSGIEALALFGAEYAEGRVVVDRNRITGGGVTAGLDFGLVVLARLLGEDVAKVTQLMLEYAPAPPFDAGTPETAGPEITAMAQAGNLRVNEEMTAVAEQLAAKGWGRAA, from the coding sequence ATGACCGACCCAGTCCGCCCGAAGGTGGCGATGCTGCTCTACCCCGGGCTCACGCCGCTCGACCTGATCGCGCCGCACGCCGCGTTCTCCGGCGCCATGGAGACCCACCTGGTGTGGAAGACGGCCGATCCGGTGGCGTCCGACTCCGGCGTCGTCCTCCACCCGACGACCACCTTCGCGGACTGCCCGGCGGATCTCGACGTCCTGTTCGTGCCCGGCGGCCTCGGCCAGGCGCCCGTCGCCGCGGACGAGGAGGTCCTGGAATTCCTCGCCGACCGCGGCGCGCGGGCCCGGTACGTCACCTCCGTCTGCGGCGGCTCGCTGATCCTCGGCGCGGCCGGGCTGCTGCGCGGCTACCAGGCGACCACCCACTGGAGCGGGATCGAAGCGCTGGCGCTGTTCGGCGCGGAATACGCCGAGGGCCGCGTGGTGGTCGACCGCAACCGGATCACCGGCGGCGGCGTCACCGCCGGCCTCGACTTCGGCCTCGTCGTGCTCGCGCGGCTGCTGGGGGAGGACGTCGCCAAGGTGACCCAGCTGATGCTCGAGTACGCCCCGGCGCCGCCGTTCGACGCCGGCACGCCGGAGACCGCCGGGCCCGAGATCACCGCCATGGCCCAGGCCGGCAATCTCCGGGTGAACGAGGAAATGACCGCCGTCGCCGAGCAGTTGGCGGCGAAGGGCTGGGGCCGCGCCGCCTGA
- a CDS encoding TetR/AcrR family transcriptional regulator, with product MKDVPAGPQPVLRKDAARNRRYIVDAARALAREGKPIQLNAVAKAADVGVGTVYRHFPTPEALVEAVASDRFVSLIRQAEEAAGARDAEQALRVFLKAAVTAYLQDDTFASAVMEPDPATPDIRDLRERLQDGLRGLLARTAADGGLRPDLTAADVMALLCGVGFAVRHSPDRDDPGLPDRYLGALLDGALGKKSR from the coding sequence ATGAAGGATGTGCCCGCCGGTCCGCAACCCGTGCTCCGCAAGGACGCCGCGCGCAATCGGCGGTACATCGTGGACGCGGCGCGGGCCCTCGCGCGCGAGGGGAAGCCGATCCAGCTGAACGCGGTCGCCAAGGCGGCCGACGTCGGCGTCGGCACCGTCTATCGCCATTTCCCGACCCCGGAGGCCCTGGTCGAAGCCGTGGCGTCGGACCGGTTCGTTTCCTTGATCCGGCAAGCGGAAGAGGCCGCCGGGGCACGGGACGCCGAGCAGGCGTTGCGGGTCTTCCTGAAGGCGGCTGTCACCGCTTATCTGCAGGATGACACTTTCGCTTCCGCGGTCATGGAGCCTGACCCGGCCACGCCCGACATCCGGGACCTGCGTGAACGGCTGCAGGACGGGCTCCGCGGGCTGCTGGCCCGGACCGCCGCCGACGGCGGGCTCCGCCCCGATCTCACGGCGGCCGACGTGATGGCCCTGTTGTGCGGGGTCGGCTTCGCTGTCCGGCATTCTCCCGACCGCGACGACCCCGGCCTCCCCGATCGTTATCTCGGCGCCCTGCTCGATGGCGCGCTCGGCAAGAAATCGCGGTGA
- a CDS encoding cytochrome P450, with protein sequence MTRPDNSSLLPTGRRSGPFEPAPELDALREREDLPRFSGEHPMFGPFEVRAVTRYADVRAAFGHEHAETGPGGDPDPDAPRTLFNQPGFLLSYNGPEHARLRRMLTSAFTVRRLQQLRPWIEQIVDDRLTEIAQAGPTVDLVPEFALPIPSLVICELLGVPYADRAQFQHQSAVLLDLTKTAQEQFDNYAAMHAYMADLIATLRAEPGDSLLGSVIREQGDELTDEELVGFGNILLVAGHETTSNMIGLGTLALLQNPDQLAAVRDDDTVTTSAVEELLRYLSIVTQLNRRAAEDLDLNGRPVKAGERLLLSVLAANQDRELIGDETSLNVRRKPVAHLAFGFGPHQCLGQQLARIELRVALPALLRRFPSLRLAVPLEDVGFRVLSPVYGLKSLPLTW encoded by the coding sequence ATGACCCGACCGGACAATTCATCGCTACTGCCGACCGGCCGGCGGTCCGGCCCGTTCGAACCCGCGCCGGAGCTGGACGCGCTGCGCGAACGGGAGGACCTCCCCCGTTTCTCGGGCGAGCACCCGATGTTCGGCCCCTTCGAAGTCCGCGCGGTCACCCGTTATGCCGACGTCCGGGCCGCGTTCGGGCACGAGCACGCCGAGACCGGGCCCGGGGGCGACCCGGATCCCGACGCTCCGCGAACCTTGTTCAACCAGCCGGGATTCCTGCTCAGCTACAACGGCCCCGAGCACGCGCGGCTGCGGCGGATGCTGACCAGCGCGTTCACCGTCCGCCGCCTCCAGCAGCTGCGGCCGTGGATCGAGCAGATCGTCGACGACCGCCTCACCGAAATCGCCCAGGCCGGCCCGACGGTCGACCTGGTGCCGGAATTCGCCCTGCCGATCCCGTCGCTCGTGATCTGCGAGCTGCTCGGCGTGCCCTACGCCGACCGCGCCCAGTTCCAGCACCAGAGCGCGGTCCTGCTCGACCTCACCAAGACCGCGCAGGAACAATTCGACAACTACGCCGCGATGCACGCGTACATGGCGGACCTGATCGCCACGCTGCGCGCCGAACCCGGCGACAGCCTGCTCGGCTCGGTGATCCGCGAGCAAGGCGACGAGCTCACCGACGAGGAGCTGGTCGGCTTCGGCAACATCCTCCTGGTCGCCGGGCACGAGACCACCTCGAACATGATCGGCCTCGGCACCCTGGCCCTGCTGCAGAACCCCGACCAGCTCGCCGCCGTCCGCGACGACGACACCGTGACCACCAGCGCGGTCGAAGAACTCCTGCGGTACCTGTCCATCGTCACCCAGCTCAACCGCCGGGCCGCGGAAGACCTCGACCTCAACGGCCGGCCGGTCAAGGCCGGCGAACGGCTGCTGCTCTCGGTGCTGGCCGCCAACCAGGACCGCGAGCTCATCGGCGACGAGACGAGCTTGAACGTCCGCCGCAAGCCCGTCGCCCACCTGGCCTTCGGCTTCGGTCCCCACCAGTGCCTCGGCCAGCAACTCGCCCGGATCGAACTGCGGGTCGCCCTCCCGGCCCTGCTCCGCCGGTTTCCTTCCCTGCGGCTGGCCGTGCCGCTCGAGGACGTCGGCTTCCGGGTCCTCTCCCCCGTCTACGGCCTGAAATCCCTGCCCCTGACCTGGTGA
- a CDS encoding alpha/beta hydrolase family esterase produces MSTTSEVTVSPESVEVAGRTRTLTVVHHPQAGPSPVPIVLVFHGSMQTAAVIRSFTANTFDHIGAQSGAAVAYLDGHKKHWNDARIVNTSAARTDGADDVAFAKAAIDLLVRRYHGDSTQVRAVGFSNGGQMVIRLIHEMPTALAGAAVLSATQSVPENFAPDSPQQEPLPVMFLHGTRDPIVPYAGGMAKMYRLQPRGLGLSAQETAAYYAQRNGITAAPVTTPAGPPSAGPTRVDRTDYREPGHQPVTLYTVHEGGHTIPGPKTARPRIVLGRTDHTFDTAGAINDFFGFPAR; encoded by the coding sequence ATGAGTACAACGTCCGAGGTCACGGTGTCACCCGAGTCGGTCGAGGTCGCCGGCCGGACCCGCACGCTGACCGTGGTGCACCATCCGCAAGCCGGCCCGAGCCCGGTCCCGATCGTCCTGGTCTTCCACGGCTCGATGCAGACCGCGGCGGTGATCCGCTCGTTCACCGCGAACACCTTCGACCACATCGGGGCGCAGTCCGGGGCGGCCGTCGCCTATCTGGACGGCCACAAGAAGCACTGGAACGACGCCAGGATCGTCAACACCTCGGCCGCGCGCACCGACGGCGCCGACGACGTCGCCTTCGCCAAGGCCGCCATCGACCTCCTGGTACGCCGCTATCACGGTGACAGCACCCAGGTCCGCGCCGTCGGCTTCTCCAACGGCGGCCAGATGGTCATCCGCCTGATCCACGAAATGCCCACCGCGCTGGCCGGCGCAGCTGTCCTCTCCGCCACCCAGTCCGTCCCGGAGAACTTCGCCCCGGACTCCCCGCAGCAGGAGCCCCTGCCGGTCATGTTCCTGCACGGCACCCGGGACCCGATCGTCCCGTACGCCGGCGGAATGGCCAAGATGTACCGGCTCCAGCCCCGGGGACTCGGGCTTTCGGCCCAGGAGACGGCCGCCTATTACGCACAGCGCAACGGCATCACCGCGGCACCCGTGACCACGCCCGCGGGCCCGCCGTCGGCCGGGCCGACACGAGTGGACCGCACCGACTACCGTGAGCCGGGCCACCAGCCGGTTACCCTCTACACCGTCCACGAAGGCGGCCACACCATCCCCGGCCCCAAGACCGCCCGCCCCCGCATCGTCCTGGGCCGGACCGACCACACCTTCGACACCGCCGGGGCGATCAACGATTTCTTCGGTTTCCCCGCCCGCTGA
- a CDS encoding nitroreductase/quinone reductase family protein — protein MPTDFTAKTMNAIHRGILKISGGKAGWQVSDMPVLKLTTIGRKSGEPRSVMLTSPLQEGTTLIVVASRGGDDIHPAWFLNLRDNPQVDVSYRGEPTRPMHARVATEEERRRLWPLVVADHKNYAEYQTKTTREIPLVLLEEPAS, from the coding sequence ATGCCCACCGACTTCACCGCGAAGACCATGAACGCCATCCACCGCGGCATCCTCAAGATCAGCGGAGGCAAGGCCGGGTGGCAGGTCTCGGACATGCCCGTGCTGAAGCTGACCACGATCGGCCGCAAGTCCGGTGAGCCGCGCTCGGTGATGCTCACCTCGCCGCTGCAGGAGGGCACGACGCTGATCGTCGTGGCTTCCCGCGGCGGAGACGACATCCACCCGGCCTGGTTCCTCAACCTCCGCGACAATCCCCAGGTGGACGTGAGCTACCGGGGCGAGCCGACCCGGCCGATGCACGCCAGGGTCGCCACCGAGGAGGAACGGCGCCGGCTGTGGCCGCTGGTCGTGGCCGACCACAAGAACTACGCCGAGTACCAGACCAAGACCACGCGGGAGATCCCGCTGGTGCTGCTTGAAGAACCGGCGAGCTGA
- a CDS encoding AraC family transcriptional regulator: MRNVPLDEVDGLDRAVLAISTDYPPDHLLPRHRHRRAQFLYGATGSMRVETADGTWTVPTRRAVLIPPGTDHAVTMMNVSTCSLYLEPSSVPWFPRRCRAVEVTPLLRELLLAAVDIEPEYPARGRDAALAALLLHEVSRCAPLPLELPLPRDQRLRDLCESFARSPDVHDPPARWAARLHLSERTLNRLFRAETGLSFLQWRQRACVLHALPLLAADRPVADVAATLGYESPAAFSTMFTRLLGAPPKDYRDPIR, translated from the coding sequence GTGCGCAACGTCCCGCTCGACGAGGTCGACGGCCTCGACCGCGCCGTGCTGGCGATCAGCACCGACTACCCGCCCGACCACCTGCTGCCCCGGCACCGGCACCGCCGCGCCCAGTTCCTCTACGGCGCCACCGGGTCCATGCGCGTCGAGACCGCGGACGGGACCTGGACCGTGCCGACCCGGCGGGCGGTGCTCATCCCGCCGGGCACCGACCACGCCGTCACGATGATGAACGTCAGCACCTGCAGCCTCTACCTCGAACCGTCCTCGGTGCCGTGGTTCCCGCGGCGCTGCCGGGCCGTGGAGGTCACCCCGCTGCTGCGGGAGCTGCTGCTGGCGGCCGTCGACATCGAACCCGAATACCCGGCCCGTGGCCGCGACGCGGCGCTCGCCGCATTGCTGCTGCACGAAGTTTCGCGGTGCGCGCCGTTGCCGCTGGAGCTGCCACTCCCCCGTGACCAACGGCTACGCGACCTCTGCGAGTCCTTCGCGCGTTCGCCGGACGTGCACGACCCGCCTGCCCGCTGGGCGGCCCGGCTGCACCTGAGCGAGCGGACCTTGAACCGGCTGTTCCGCGCGGAGACGGGATTGAGCTTCCTCCAGTGGCGCCAACGGGCCTGTGTGCTGCACGCGCTGCCGCTGCTGGCCGCGGACCGTCCCGTGGCCGACGTCGCGGCGACGCTCGGGTACGAAAGCCCGGCCGCGTTCTCCACCATGTTCACCCGGCTGCTCGGGGCCCCGCCGAAGGACTACCGCGACCCGATCCGCTGA
- a CDS encoding DUF4232 domain-containing protein has product MGKLTQRVAATVTAGGVVAGGLLLAAGAASANPSDTPCGTADVHVTVTADPAHAAGHEAYVLTYTAAAPTTNCKLEGTPAALAFTAGGQRVPDVTATPDGATGGPVNLRAGHPAESRIVQQADARPSAVPPTSVSFGLPAGPAGQPVSADWPAGAPLKGDTVQVTAVSAADGS; this is encoded by the coding sequence ATGGGCAAGCTGACCCAGCGAGTGGCCGCGACCGTGACGGCCGGCGGCGTGGTGGCGGGCGGGCTCCTGCTGGCCGCCGGGGCCGCCAGCGCCAATCCGTCGGACACCCCGTGCGGCACGGCCGACGTGCACGTCACCGTCACGGCGGACCCGGCGCACGCCGCGGGCCACGAGGCCTACGTGCTCACCTACACCGCCGCGGCGCCGACCACGAACTGCAAGCTGGAAGGCACCCCGGCCGCGCTGGCGTTCACCGCCGGCGGCCAGCGCGTCCCGGACGTCACCGCGACGCCGGACGGCGCCACCGGCGGTCCGGTGAACCTGCGGGCCGGGCACCCGGCCGAGTCCCGGATCGTGCAGCAGGCGGACGCGCGGCCGAGCGCGGTCCCGCCCACCTCGGTCTCGTTCGGCCTGCCGGCCGGTCCCGCCGGCCAGCCGGTCAGCGCGGACTGGCCCGCGGGCGCGCCGCTGAAGGGCGACACCGTGCAGGTCACCGCAGTGAGCGCCGCCGACGGCAGCTGA
- a CDS encoding DUF4232 domain-containing protein → MVNVQVKRVSIGAAAVAGAFALAACGSGASQTGAAPASSTSAAAAGNGAAGGSGGGNLSDVSKKSDGSKKNADTARESTGGTTPRCTTADLSASLGTPKEHEDAAGQFDVPLKYTNTSSHSCALHGVPGVDLVGPADPNGTTYHLTRTDNGVAMNVVTPGQSATATVTVLTQAPGAVGSSGSTDWTPTRLVTIPPGQTQPLTVAWPSSLTVMRQDSATHPGSFVNGILADPPA, encoded by the coding sequence ATGGTCAACGTCCAGGTGAAGCGGGTTTCGATCGGCGCGGCGGCGGTGGCGGGGGCGTTCGCGCTCGCGGCCTGCGGTTCCGGCGCGAGCCAGACGGGCGCCGCGCCGGCCTCGTCCACCAGCGCGGCGGCCGCGGGGAACGGCGCCGCGGGCGGTTCCGGCGGCGGGAACCTTTCGGACGTCTCGAAGAAGTCGGACGGCTCGAAGAAGAACGCCGACACCGCCCGGGAATCCACGGGCGGCACCACTCCGCGCTGCACCACCGCCGACCTCTCGGCGTCGCTCGGCACCCCGAAGGAGCACGAGGACGCGGCGGGCCAGTTCGACGTGCCGCTGAAGTACACCAACACCTCGTCCCACTCGTGCGCGCTGCACGGCGTCCCGGGCGTCGACCTGGTCGGCCCGGCCGACCCGAACGGCACCACCTACCACCTGACGCGCACCGACAACGGCGTGGCGATGAACGTGGTCACCCCGGGCCAGTCGGCGACCGCGACCGTCACCGTGCTGACCCAGGCCCCCGGCGCCGTCGGCAGTTCCGGCTCCACCGACTGGACGCCGACCAGGCTGGTGACCATCCCGCCCGGCCAGACCCAGCCGCTGACCGTCGCCTGGCCCTCGTCCCTGACGGTCATGCGCCAGGACAGCGCCACCCACCCGGGCAGCTTCGTCAACGGCATCCTCGCCGACCCGCCGGCCTGA
- a CDS encoding SDR family oxidoreductase, protein MGEYTGKSAVITGGSSGLGFETAKQLADGGARVLITGRTRATLDAARERLGSNAVAVLSDAASLPETDALADRVKAEFGTFDALFVNAGITRFVPFESMTEEVYDELLAVNAKGPYFTVQKLAPLLNAGSGVVLTTSVANVKGLPGSSAYAAAKAALRSMTRSLARELLPRRIRVNAVSPGPIDTGILAKSLPREAAEQTQAQMTAANPMLRFGDPAEVARAVAFLAFEATYTTGAELPVDGGASQL, encoded by the coding sequence ATGGGCGAGTACACCGGGAAGAGCGCGGTCATCACCGGCGGCAGCAGCGGGCTCGGCTTCGAGACGGCGAAGCAACTCGCGGACGGCGGGGCGCGCGTGCTGATCACCGGGCGCACCCGCGCCACGCTCGACGCCGCCCGCGAACGGCTTGGCAGCAACGCGGTGGCCGTCCTCAGCGACGCGGCGTCGCTGCCTGAGACGGACGCGCTGGCGGACCGCGTCAAGGCCGAGTTCGGCACGTTCGACGCGCTGTTCGTCAACGCCGGCATCACCCGCTTCGTGCCGTTCGAGTCGATGACGGAAGAGGTGTACGACGAACTGCTCGCGGTGAACGCCAAGGGGCCGTACTTCACCGTGCAGAAGCTCGCGCCGCTGTTGAACGCGGGCAGCGGCGTGGTACTGACCACCTCGGTCGCGAACGTCAAGGGCCTTCCGGGCAGCAGCGCGTACGCGGCTGCCAAGGCGGCGCTGCGCTCGATGACCCGGAGTCTCGCGCGCGAGCTGCTGCCGCGGCGGATCCGCGTCAACGCCGTCAGTCCCGGGCCCATCGACACGGGCATCCTGGCGAAATCCCTGCCCCGGGAGGCCGCGGAGCAGACGCAGGCGCAGATGACGGCGGCCAACCCGATGCTGCGGTTCGGCGACCCGGCCGAAGTCGCCCGTGCGGTCGCGTTCCTCGCGTTTGAGGCCACTTACACGACGGGCGCGGAGCTTCCGGTGGACGGTGGGGCGTCGCAGCTTTGA
- a CDS encoding LysR family transcriptional regulator, with product MPEDPDLDLRLVRYFAVVAEHLNFGRAAAALHVAQPALSRQIQRLEHQLGARLFDRTPQGSRLTDAGRVFLPRAHDLLHTAREAALATRAAATSGALTIGYVGDLVVTPAVRELRRRHPDAEITTRHLGWQEAHALPERRVDALVTRMPLPFPDGRFRVDTLYDEPRVLVVPASHPWAGKESVTLDDLGGAELAACTSTATIWAATPGSAARPSADDSFEDKLELIADGHGVAILPAGDRRPTLREDLATIPLEGIDPCRVVVATRGTDHNPLAGDFREIARVWLAPAA from the coding sequence GTGCCCGAAGACCCCGACCTCGACCTCCGCCTGGTGCGGTACTTCGCGGTGGTGGCGGAGCACCTGAACTTCGGCCGGGCCGCGGCCGCGCTGCACGTCGCCCAGCCGGCGCTGAGCCGGCAGATCCAGCGCCTGGAGCACCAGCTGGGCGCGCGGCTGTTCGACCGCACGCCGCAGGGCAGCCGGCTGACCGACGCGGGCCGGGTCTTCCTGCCACGGGCCCACGACCTGCTGCACACGGCCCGCGAGGCCGCGCTCGCCACCCGGGCCGCCGCCACCTCCGGCGCGCTCACCATCGGGTACGTCGGTGACCTGGTCGTCACCCCGGCGGTGCGGGAGCTGCGCCGCCGGCACCCGGACGCCGAGATCACCACCCGGCACCTGGGCTGGCAGGAGGCCCACGCGTTGCCGGAGCGCCGGGTGGACGCGCTGGTCACCCGGATGCCGCTGCCGTTCCCGGACGGCCGCTTCCGCGTCGACACGCTCTACGACGAGCCGCGGGTGCTGGTCGTGCCGGCGTCACATCCCTGGGCGGGCAAGGAATCCGTCACGCTCGACGACCTCGGCGGGGCCGAGCTGGCCGCCTGCACCAGCACTGCGACGATCTGGGCTGCCACCCCCGGCTCCGCAGCGCGGCCCAGTGCCGACGACAGCTTCGAGGACAAGCTCGAACTCATCGCCGACGGGCACGGCGTCGCGATCCTGCCCGCGGGCGACCGGCGCCCCACCCTGCGCGAAGACCTGGCCACGATCCCGTTGGAGGGCATCGATCCCTGCCGGGTCGTGGTCGCCACCCGCGGCACCGACCACAACCCGCTGGCCGGCGACTTCCGCGAGATCGCCCGGGTCTGGCTCGCGCCGGCGGCCTAG
- a CDS encoding SDR family NAD(P)-dependent oxidoreductase codes for MADFIDLAGKTVIVTGASSGIGAATARALHAAGAHPVLAARRADRLAALSEELDGALAVPTDVTDHAQVRDLVAATLDRHGRIDGLVNNAGASLNGPLDQVDPAEFGRILELNLAALLAMTQAVLPAMRRQGFGRIVNISSGSTRRVAVGLGAYASTKSAVNMLSGVLTAELAGDGVAVSLLLPSITATEFGDNMFTLGTSPAPGMVVHRPEYVAGAVLRLLRTGEETFDIPHGPEQPSLDRLP; via the coding sequence ATGGCTGACTTCATCGATCTGGCCGGCAAAACGGTCATCGTCACCGGCGCCTCCTCCGGAATCGGCGCGGCGACCGCCCGCGCCCTGCACGCCGCCGGGGCGCATCCGGTACTGGCCGCGCGGCGGGCCGACCGGCTGGCCGCGCTCAGCGAGGAACTCGACGGTGCGCTGGCCGTGCCGACCGACGTGACCGACCACGCGCAGGTGCGTGACCTGGTGGCGGCCACCCTCGACCGGCACGGGCGGATCGACGGTCTGGTCAACAACGCGGGCGCCAGCCTCAACGGGCCGCTCGACCAGGTGGACCCGGCCGAGTTCGGCCGGATCCTGGAGCTCAACCTGGCCGCCCTGCTGGCGATGACGCAGGCGGTGCTGCCGGCCATGCGCCGGCAGGGTTTCGGCCGCATCGTGAACATCAGCTCGGGCAGCACGCGACGGGTCGCGGTCGGCCTCGGCGCCTACGCGTCCACCAAGTCCGCGGTCAACATGCTCAGCGGCGTGCTGACCGCGGAACTCGCCGGCGACGGCGTCGCCGTGTCCCTGCTGCTGCCTTCGATCACCGCCACCGAGTTCGGCGACAACATGTTCACCCTCGGCACGTCGCCGGCGCCGGGCATGGTGGTGCACCGCCCGGAGTACGTGGCCGGCGCCGTCCTGCGGCTGCTGCGCACCGGCGAGGAGACCTTCGACATCCCCCACGGCCCCGAGCAGCCCAGCCTCGACCGTCTGCCCTGA
- the mptB gene encoding polyprenol phosphomannose-dependent alpha 1,6 mannosyltransferase MptB yields the protein MQNVKLGPAKVEVRAPGLHWAGFAGVAVLVLATWLPLPAVLVVALGVIGMAAFVVAWLLLGRRAADVSVRRLYTITGLCSLPLLAARPLFSGDVYSYLAQGVIAAKGLDPYALGPAAALGAASPVTLQVSHYWQDTPAPYGPAFVGLSRAIAHLVGENVIGTVLLHRLLELIGVVLLAWALPRLARRAGAPPSVAVWLGLLNPLVLWHVVVGVHNDGLMIGLTVAGLELVYLGAARTGVARPALIAAGVVLVSAGANVKIVAVAALCFVGIDLARRARPAGKVAVLLGLPAGFALVTVAITLGSGLGFGWVRALAGVSSGQVHSWLAPTNELGFLAGGLGALAGLDLTDGAIKLFSAVGAVAGLVVGARLLWLTYQGKLHPLLGTGLAFAAMLVLGPVVQPWYLLWMIALLAVSLTTERARWILAGVSAVLALVLPPAGGGAVALVVGYLIAAVLVGGTLYLRRASLLPNRLLPS from the coding sequence ATGCAGAACGTCAAGCTCGGCCCGGCGAAGGTCGAGGTCAGGGCGCCCGGTCTGCACTGGGCGGGATTCGCCGGGGTCGCGGTGCTGGTGCTCGCGACCTGGCTGCCGTTGCCCGCGGTGCTCGTGGTGGCGCTGGGCGTGATCGGGATGGCCGCGTTCGTCGTGGCCTGGCTGCTGCTCGGGCGCCGCGCCGCCGACGTCTCCGTGCGAAGGCTGTACACGATCACCGGTCTCTGCAGCCTGCCGCTGCTGGCGGCGCGCCCGCTGTTCAGCGGCGACGTCTACAGCTACCTGGCGCAGGGCGTGATCGCGGCCAAGGGGCTCGATCCGTACGCGCTCGGCCCGGCGGCGGCGCTGGGCGCCGCGTCGCCGGTGACCCTGCAGGTCAGCCACTACTGGCAGGACACGCCCGCGCCGTACGGGCCGGCGTTCGTCGGGCTGTCGCGCGCGATCGCGCACCTCGTCGGCGAGAACGTGATCGGGACCGTGCTGCTGCACCGGCTCCTGGAGCTGATCGGCGTGGTGCTGCTCGCGTGGGCGCTGCCGCGCCTGGCCCGCCGGGCCGGGGCCCCGCCGTCCGTCGCGGTGTGGCTGGGGCTGCTGAACCCCCTGGTGCTGTGGCACGTCGTCGTCGGCGTGCACAACGACGGCCTGATGATCGGGCTGACCGTGGCCGGGCTGGAACTCGTCTACCTCGGGGCGGCCAGGACCGGCGTCGCGCGGCCCGCGCTGATCGCGGCGGGCGTGGTGCTGGTCAGTGCCGGGGCGAACGTGAAGATCGTGGCTGTCGCGGCGCTGTGTTTCGTCGGGATCGACCTGGCCCGCCGCGCGCGCCCCGCTGGGAAGGTCGCGGTGCTGCTGGGGCTGCCCGCGGGATTCGCGCTGGTCACCGTCGCGATCACGCTGGGCAGCGGGCTGGGCTTCGGCTGGGTACGGGCGCTGGCCGGGGTCTCCTCCGGGCAGGTGCACAGCTGGCTGGCGCCGACCAACGAGCTGGGCTTCCTGGCCGGCGGCCTCGGCGCGCTGGCCGGGCTGGACCTCACCGACGGTGCGATCAAGCTCTTCTCGGCCGTCGGCGCGGTGGCCGGCCTCGTCGTCGGGGCGAGGCTGTTGTGGCTGACCTACCAGGGAAAGCTGCACCCGCTGCTCGGCACCGGCCTGGCCTTCGCGGCGATGCTCGTGCTGGGCCCGGTCGTGCAGCCGTGGTACCTCCTGTGGATGATTGCGCTGCTCGCGGTGAGCCTGACGACCGAGCGCGCCCGCTGGATCCTCGCCGGGGTCAGCGCGGTGCTCGCCCTGGTGCTGCCCCCGGCGGGCGGCGGTGCGGTCGCACTGGTCGTGGGCTACCTGATCGCCGCCGTGCTGGTCGGCGGGACGCTGTACCTGCGGCGGGCGAGCCTGCTGCCGAACCGGCTCCTGCCGAGCTGA